CAGCGGCGTGCTGATGTTCGTGCTGCTGCCCTTCGTGATCTGGATGTTCGACACCAGCGTGAGCTCGGAGGTTTCCTTCGAGGCCTTCACCTCGGTGCTGTCCAGCCCGCTCGCGAAACTGGTCGTCCTGGGCCTGATTTGGGCCTATCTGCATCACTTCTGCGCTGGTGTGCGCCACCTGTGGATGGATGCCACCCACAGCGTGTCCAAGGAGCAGGGGCGTTCGTCGGCCGTGGTGAGCTTTGCCGTCAGCCTGTTGCTGACGGTCGCGCTGGCGGCCAAGCTGTTCGGCCTGTTCTGATCCCTTTCTCGACCACACGGTTCCCACCATGTCCAACAACTATGGATCGAAGCGCATCGTCGTTGGTGCGCGCTACGGTCTGCGCGATTGGCTCGCGCAGCGGGTGACGGCGGTGCTGATGGCAC
The Sphaerotilus microaerophilus DNA segment above includes these coding regions:
- the sdhC gene encoding succinate dehydrogenase, cytochrome b556 subunit; this translates as MADTLKQRPGPMRLIDATQYPLPLPAKLSILHRVSGVLMFVLLPFVIWMFDTSVSSEVSFEAFTSVLSSPLAKLVVLGLIWAYLHHFCAGVRHLWMDATHSVSKEQGRSSAVVSFAVSLLLTVALAAKLFGLF